A portion of the Eubacterium maltosivorans genome contains these proteins:
- a CDS encoding B12-binding domain-containing protein, with the protein MEFKVITNLMANLEEENLMLAIDEFLALNPSREEGLYVIEACRQGTEKVGTLFEAGEYFAGDLLLAGQLFREVKKRLEPVVGSGLDDLKSGAIALGPVYGDGQEDGNEIFRRLVEMAGFIVINPCCKGSLQHSTN; encoded by the coding sequence ATGGAATTTAAAGTAATCACAAATCTGATGGCAAATTTGGAAGAAGAAAATCTGATGCTGGCGATTGATGAATTTTTAGCTTTAAATCCATCGAGGGAAGAAGGATTATATGTGATCGAAGCCTGCCGGCAGGGAACGGAGAAGGTCGGAACACTTTTTGAGGCTGGTGAGTACTTTGCCGGTGATTTATTACTGGCAGGCCAGCTTTTCAGAGAAGTGAAAAAGCGGCTGGAACCAGTAGTCGGCAGCGGACTGGATGACCTGAAGTCTGGTGCCATTGCCCTGGGCCCTGTTTATGGAGATGGACAGGAGGACGGAAATGAGATTTTCAGACGCCTGGTGGAAATGGCCGGGTTCATCGTCATCAACCCTTGTTGCAAAGGCTCCCTTCAGCATTCAACGAACTAA
- a CDS encoding GTP-binding protein, producing the protein MCEKKPEIILFTGFLGSGKTTMLLKTIELLAAGNKKCAIIVNEIGEVGIDNRQMRKLGYDVLDLFGGCVCCTLKVTLEATINHLLTEYDGIDYILFEPSGMADPAGMYPSMENCGYTPEDIRNVFIFDPLRVDLYRVRLNSLLKSSLELARAVVINKIDEAPEHAVREAEGMIRNLDGRIPVFKMDVSAGLTPAFKTYLVR; encoded by the coding sequence ATGTGTGAGAAAAAGCCAGAAATCATCCTGTTTACGGGATTTTTAGGCTCAGGAAAGACGACCATGCTGCTAAAAACCATTGAGCTGCTGGCAGCGGGAAATAAAAAATGCGCCATCATCGTCAATGAGATCGGCGAGGTGGGCATCGATAACCGGCAGATGCGCAAGCTGGGTTATGACGTGCTGGATCTGTTTGGCGGCTGTGTGTGCTGTACGCTGAAAGTGACCCTGGAGGCCACTATCAACCATCTGCTTACAGAATACGACGGCATCGACTATATTCTGTTTGAGCCATCTGGCATGGCCGACCCGGCCGGCATGTACCCGTCCATGGAAAACTGTGGTTACACGCCAGAGGATATCCGCAATGTGTTTATCTTTGATCCGCTGCGGGTGGATCTGTACCGGGTGCGGCTGAACAGCCTGCTAAAGAGCTCTCTGGAGCTGGCCCGGGCAGTGGTGATTAATAAGATTGACGAGGCCCCCGAGCACGCGGTGCGTGAGGCAGAGGGCATGATCCGGAATCTGGACGGCAGGATTCCGGTCTTTAAGATGGATGTCAGCGCCGGGCTGACACCAGCATTCAAGACATACTTAGTCCGTTAG